A region from the Lentisphaera profundi genome encodes:
- a CDS encoding sulfatase yields MYKIYSLAIVILMTCSLFSSEQEAKKDIVFIVVDDLNDWIGVMGGHPQSKTPNLDALASRGVLFNNAHCNAPQCGPSRMSFLTGLYPKSTGKYFNVAKKMPFFKDQPLKGVTSKNPPKKPFDFHTHFMNQNYRVVSGGKVAHGSLKSKIDNKFDRPKEVKNFTNKKVNLWREGGPQNLQDSQTGDYKTAQWAIEQWNKKSDKPLLMSVGFFRPHRPFNVPKEYFDKFPLESIELPVRPEFDDLEDLPEYGKALARSNAHKDLFKPRTVHEHILHLGGEDEWKYMVQSYLACINYVDTQIGLFLEALKNNPRGNNTVIILTSDHGWDLGEKEHWCKAALWRQTTRVPYIVVAPGLSNSGTVNNQPISHVDIYPTLCDFAGVAKPKHLEGQSILPLLKDSKAKRDAAFISYGPQNTAVQSERYRYISYEDGSGELYDHQKDPHEWSNLSSNPEYAEIKRKMIKQAKAFEKQ; encoded by the coding sequence ATGTATAAAATCTACTCTTTAGCTATTGTCATTCTTATGACCTGCTCGCTATTTTCGAGTGAGCAAGAGGCTAAAAAAGACATTGTCTTCATCGTAGTCGATGACCTCAACGATTGGATTGGAGTGATGGGTGGTCATCCCCAAAGTAAAACACCGAACCTTGACGCTCTTGCTTCTCGTGGTGTTCTCTTTAACAATGCACATTGCAATGCTCCCCAGTGTGGGCCTTCACGAATGAGTTTTCTTACTGGATTGTATCCCAAAAGTACGGGGAAATATTTTAACGTAGCAAAGAAGATGCCCTTTTTTAAAGATCAGCCCCTCAAAGGGGTCACTTCAAAAAACCCGCCTAAGAAGCCTTTTGATTTTCACACGCACTTCATGAATCAAAATTACCGAGTGGTGAGTGGGGGCAAAGTTGCCCATGGTTCTTTGAAATCAAAAATAGATAATAAATTTGATCGCCCCAAAGAAGTAAAAAACTTTACTAATAAGAAAGTTAATCTTTGGCGAGAAGGTGGACCTCAGAATCTACAGGATTCGCAAACGGGCGATTATAAGACAGCTCAGTGGGCCATCGAGCAATGGAACAAAAAAAGTGACAAACCACTTTTGATGTCAGTAGGATTTTTTAGACCACACCGTCCCTTCAATGTACCGAAAGAGTATTTTGATAAGTTCCCCTTAGAATCAATTGAGCTGCCCGTGCGACCAGAATTTGATGACTTGGAAGATCTCCCAGAATACGGTAAGGCCTTAGCTCGGTCAAATGCCCACAAAGACCTCTTTAAACCAAGAACAGTGCATGAACATATACTCCATTTAGGTGGAGAAGATGAATGGAAGTATATGGTGCAATCATATCTGGCCTGTATAAATTACGTTGATACACAAATCGGTCTCTTTTTAGAAGCGCTTAAGAATAACCCTCGTGGGAACAATACCGTGATTATTCTCACCAGTGACCATGGCTGGGACCTAGGAGAAAAAGAACACTGGTGCAAAGCAGCATTATGGCGGCAGACCACTCGAGTACCCTATATAGTTGTCGCTCCTGGGCTAAGTAATTCGGGAACAGTGAATAATCAGCCCATATCACATGTTGATATCTATCCAACTTTATGTGATTTCGCCGGGGTCGCAAAACCAAAACATTTAGAAGGTCAATCAATTTTACCTCTATTGAAAGACTCCAAAGCTAAACGCGATGCCGCTTTTATTAGTTATGGACCTCAAAATACAGCTGTGCAGTCCGAGCGCTATCGATATATTTCTTACGAAGATGGTAGCGGTGAACTTTATGATCATCAAAAAGATCCTCATGAATGGTCTAATTTAAGTTCTAATCCTGAGTACGCAGAAATAAAGCGTAAGATGATAAAGCAAGCCAAGGCTTTTGAAAAACAATAA
- a CDS encoding FG-GAP repeat domain-containing protein, producing MKKLLLLSLLLNTALFADFEKVSISSKFYSEGSAYGDLNGDGINDIVAGSFWWAGPDYKVKHQIRPLNGKLKHTPVENNAYNPIKYSNSFINWVRDIDQDGKNDILIAGLPGTPLYAYLNPGKPGGTWREVALWDVVDNESPQLLDVDGDGTEELICNYDGYFGYAKMNPAKPLDKWIFHKISAKGKWHKYTHGIGMGDVNNDGRLDMLAGHGWLEQPADLKSGQEWIYHQQQFSNGERHCGAQMFAYDVDGDGKNDVITSGNAHGYGLYWFKNIDNKTFSKQVIMGTTAKSNRVKFTQLHALELIDMDKDGLKDIVTGKRYWAHGPKGDAEPMAPAVLYVFKLIREDGKAYYKPIKVDDNSGVGTQFSTGDINKDGLNDIIVSNKKGTHLFLQKK from the coding sequence ATGAAAAAATTATTATTACTCAGTTTATTACTGAATACAGCTTTGTTTGCGGACTTTGAAAAAGTTAGTATAAGTTCCAAGTTTTATTCGGAGGGATCCGCCTATGGCGACCTCAATGGCGATGGAATAAATGACATCGTTGCGGGTAGTTTTTGGTGGGCAGGACCCGACTACAAAGTCAAGCATCAAATTCGTCCACTCAATGGTAAGCTTAAGCACACCCCTGTAGAAAATAATGCCTACAACCCTATTAAGTATTCAAACTCATTTATTAATTGGGTAAGAGACATCGACCAAGATGGCAAGAACGATATCCTAATCGCGGGTCTGCCAGGCACGCCGCTTTATGCTTACCTCAACCCGGGAAAGCCAGGGGGGACTTGGCGCGAAGTTGCCTTGTGGGACGTAGTCGATAATGAATCACCGCAACTTTTGGATGTCGATGGTGATGGAACAGAGGAACTCATTTGTAATTATGATGGTTATTTTGGCTACGCAAAAATGAACCCAGCTAAGCCTTTGGACAAATGGATCTTTCACAAAATTTCAGCTAAGGGAAAATGGCATAAGTACACTCATGGGATTGGAATGGGAGATGTCAATAATGATGGCCGTTTGGATATGCTCGCGGGTCATGGTTGGTTGGAACAGCCTGCGGACCTGAAGTCAGGTCAAGAATGGATTTATCACCAGCAGCAGTTTTCTAATGGCGAACGACATTGCGGAGCTCAGATGTTTGCCTATGATGTGGATGGCGATGGCAAAAATGATGTCATCACTTCAGGCAATGCCCACGGTTATGGTCTCTACTGGTTTAAAAATATAGACAACAAAACTTTTTCAAAGCAGGTCATTATGGGAACTACAGCAAAGTCTAATAGAGTGAAGTTTACTCAGTTACATGCCCTAGAACTCATTGATATGGATAAAGATGGCTTGAAGGATATCGTCACAGGAAAACGCTACTGGGCTCACGGTCCTAAAGGTGATGCTGAGCCAATGGCGCCTGCGGTGCTTTACGTGTTCAAACTGATTCGCGAAGATGGCAAAGCCTACTACAAGCCCATTAAAGTTGATGATAACTCAGGCGTGGGAACTCAGTTCAGTACTGGTGACATTAATAAAGATGGCCTTAATGATATCATTGTCAGCAACAAGAAAGGAACACATCTGTTCTTGCAAAAGAAGTAG
- a CDS encoding sulfatase — MKYYFLLITLLSAIAAAETKKNIVFFLVDDQRHDVLGCTGHPIIQTPNIDKLADQGALFENAFVTTATCWISRASILTGMYLRKHRFQGGTINPKYTATSYPLMLKQAGYRTAYFGKTHFKLKKDHQKMMFDEFKPVGRNPFFKKMPDGTKRHETDLITDYAVDFIKQQSSETPFFVALNFNATHAEDNDKKDHFPYPPSAAKLYTDMTMPLPKLNDPKIFASQPDFMRNSMHQDRYKWRWDTAEKYQHNMRNYLRMASGIDFAVGRVMEVLKAKGFDDNTLIVYSADNGYYAGNRGFAGKWTHYEESLRVPLIIFDPQQQDKRGQKIGAMALNIDLGATMLDYAGLETPKEYNGRSLKPLIEGNKPSDWRTDFLGEFFSKHKTIPNWEGIRAERYVYAHYEENGYEFLHDLQKDPNQLVNFAKNPEYKEILKKMRARLKETTEPLGKTFVKIK, encoded by the coding sequence ATGAAATATTATTTCCTACTTATCACTTTGCTTAGCGCTATTGCTGCAGCTGAAACAAAAAAAAATATTGTCTTCTTCCTCGTCGATGATCAACGCCATGATGTACTGGGCTGTACCGGTCACCCGATAATTCAGACTCCCAATATTGATAAGCTTGCCGATCAAGGTGCGCTCTTTGAAAATGCTTTTGTCACCACCGCAACCTGTTGGATTAGTCGTGCCTCAATTTTGACGGGTATGTATTTGCGTAAGCATCGCTTCCAGGGCGGAACAATTAATCCTAAATATACCGCGACCTCATATCCCTTAATGCTTAAGCAAGCGGGTTACCGAACGGCTTATTTCGGCAAGACTCATTTTAAACTCAAAAAAGATCATCAAAAAATGATGTTTGATGAGTTTAAACCAGTTGGTAGAAATCCCTTTTTTAAAAAAATGCCCGATGGAACTAAGCGTCACGAAACTGATCTGATAACGGATTACGCCGTAGACTTCATCAAGCAACAAAGTAGCGAAACGCCTTTTTTTGTCGCACTCAACTTCAATGCCACTCATGCCGAAGATAATGATAAAAAAGATCATTTCCCTTACCCACCTTCGGCCGCAAAGCTCTACACAGACATGACTATGCCGCTACCCAAACTCAATGACCCAAAAATCTTTGCGTCTCAACCTGATTTCATGCGCAATTCAATGCATCAGGATCGCTATAAATGGCGTTGGGATACAGCAGAGAAATATCAACATAATATGCGCAATTACCTGCGTATGGCCTCGGGAATTGATTTTGCCGTGGGACGAGTTATGGAAGTACTCAAAGCCAAGGGCTTTGATGATAATACCCTCATCGTCTACTCAGCTGATAATGGCTATTACGCAGGCAATCGTGGCTTCGCGGGTAAATGGACTCATTATGAAGAATCTTTGCGAGTGCCGCTCATTATTTTCGATCCACAACAGCAAGATAAGCGTGGCCAAAAAATTGGCGCCATGGCGCTCAATATTGACCTCGGTGCCACCATGCTCGATTATGCGGGACTTGAAACTCCAAAAGAATATAATGGTCGCAGCCTCAAGCCTTTGATTGAAGGGAATAAACCAAGTGATTGGCGCACTGACTTCCTTGGAGAATTCTTTAGTAAACATAAAACGATCCCCAATTGGGAAGGCATCCGTGCTGAACGTTATGTCTATGCTCATTATGAGGAAAATGGCTATGAGTTTCTACACGACCTACAAAAAGATCCTAATCAGCTAGTTAACTTCGCCAAGAATCCTGAGTATAAAGAAATACTCAAAAAAATGCGTGCGCGACTAAAAGAAACTACTGAGCCACTCGGTAAGACATTCGTAAAAATTAAATAA
- the nadE gene encoding NAD(+) synthase: MQISAISINQTALDWDNNLDRIKSAISQCSTSDFILFPEMSLTAYGCEDVFLSQHLRVRTLALLKDLVPCSKNKIIAVGLPLEIKKKLYNAIAVLADEKIIGFYCKKHLANDGLHYEKRWFEPWPDRLVETINIDGQLIPVGDCIFQVNNFRFGFEICQDAWEESRFDSHLSELQLDLVLNPSASHFALGKQKIRKQLIIDGAKNFDCHYLYANLNGNESGRIIYDGAVFFSSPDELLYESQRLHLEEFRVHQFESEIVAKEKYTQSPCLVHFTHEFNKNKTRGAIANYPATEPLDQYQEFLLAETLGLFDYMRKSWSKGFILSLSGGVDSATCATLVYHMCERLIKDLGLSEVHSRLSYIPEIQEVTCAKSLSKLLLSCVYQASANSGPVTEKAAQELAKAIGAQYHFFDIEPLLQMYRQLNETAMGRELAWESDDLAMQNIQARGRAPGVWMMANLKGALLLTTSNRSEAAVGYATMDGDTCGGLSPLAGIGKVFLRQFLKEIEHHQLCGLSSIPALAYVNAQEPTAELRPPGEEQKDEEDLMPYEVLDQIQKLAIRDRMSPKEIFNELCKDTPEMQSFGYLKRFFTLWSRNQWKRERYAPAFHLDDESLDPKTWCRFPILSGSFKLELSEIEQELKEV; encoded by the coding sequence ATGCAGATCTCGGCCATCAGTATAAACCAAACAGCACTCGATTGGGATAATAATTTAGATAGAATTAAATCCGCCATCTCCCAATGTTCTACGAGTGATTTTATTTTATTTCCAGAGATGTCCTTAACTGCCTATGGCTGCGAAGATGTCTTTCTAAGTCAGCATCTCAGAGTAAGAACTTTGGCTTTATTGAAAGATTTAGTTCCCTGCTCAAAGAATAAAATTATTGCTGTAGGCTTACCACTAGAAATAAAGAAAAAGCTCTATAACGCCATTGCCGTGCTTGCCGATGAAAAAATCATTGGATTTTACTGTAAAAAACACTTAGCTAACGATGGTCTGCACTACGAGAAACGCTGGTTTGAACCTTGGCCTGATAGACTCGTCGAAACCATCAATATTGATGGCCAACTGATTCCAGTTGGCGACTGTATTTTCCAAGTCAATAACTTCCGCTTTGGTTTTGAAATATGCCAAGATGCTTGGGAAGAGTCGCGTTTTGACTCTCATTTAAGTGAGTTACAGCTCGATTTAGTTTTAAATCCCAGTGCCTCACATTTTGCTCTTGGCAAACAAAAAATACGTAAACAGCTCATTATTGATGGTGCCAAAAACTTTGATTGTCATTACCTCTATGCCAATCTCAATGGCAATGAATCGGGAAGAATCATTTATGATGGCGCTGTATTTTTCTCCTCCCCTGACGAACTTTTATATGAATCACAAAGACTTCACCTGGAAGAGTTTCGAGTTCACCAATTTGAATCAGAAATTGTGGCTAAAGAAAAATATACTCAATCGCCCTGCTTAGTTCACTTTACACATGAATTTAACAAAAATAAGACTCGTGGGGCTATTGCAAACTATCCCGCTACAGAGCCCTTGGATCAGTATCAAGAGTTCTTATTAGCAGAAACCCTCGGCTTATTCGATTATATGCGCAAGAGCTGGAGTAAAGGCTTTATTCTCTCACTCTCGGGTGGCGTTGATTCTGCTACTTGTGCCACACTCGTTTATCACATGTGTGAGCGCCTCATCAAGGACTTAGGTCTAAGCGAAGTTCATTCACGACTCTCTTATATTCCTGAAATCCAAGAAGTCACTTGTGCCAAGAGCCTCTCTAAACTTTTATTAAGTTGTGTTTATCAAGCTTCTGCCAATAGTGGCCCTGTTACTGAAAAAGCCGCTCAAGAACTGGCCAAAGCGATTGGTGCTCAATACCATTTCTTCGATATCGAACCCCTATTGCAAATGTATCGTCAGCTCAATGAAACTGCCATGGGCAGAGAACTCGCTTGGGAAAGTGATGACTTAGCCATGCAGAATATCCAAGCGCGAGGTCGTGCGCCAGGAGTTTGGATGATGGCCAACCTCAAAGGCGCCCTACTGCTTACCACTTCTAATCGTTCTGAAGCTGCTGTAGGCTACGCAACCATGGATGGCGACACTTGTGGGGGCCTTTCCCCTTTAGCAGGCATTGGCAAAGTGTTTTTGCGCCAATTCCTAAAGGAAATAGAACATCATCAACTTTGCGGACTTAGCAGCATCCCTGCCCTTGCTTACGTTAATGCTCAAGAACCAACGGCTGAATTGCGCCCCCCTGGTGAAGAACAAAAAGATGAAGAAGATTTAATGCCCTATGAAGTTTTGGATCAAATTCAGAAACTCGCCATTCGCGATCGCATGAGTCCCAAAGAGATTTTTAATGAACTCTGCAAAGATACCCCTGAAATGCAAAGCTTTGGCTACCTCAAACGATTTTTCACCCTTTGGAGCCGCAATCAATGGAAGCGCGAGCGTTATGCGCCCGCTTTTCACTTGGATGACGAAAGCCTGGATCCCAAGACTTGGTGCCGCTTTCCTATCTTATCAGGAAGCTTTAAGCTCGAGCTCAGTGAAATTGAGCAAGAACTCAAAGAAGTCTAG
- a CDS encoding alpha/beta hydrolase, which produces MQFYQRPEILLEIPDNVEFINDLSYTDSDLHSRQNLHLLKPKNITKKLPLIIYIHGGAWLHGDKDLQIPHLIPYVASGDFIAVALNYRFSQQAPWPAQIDDCKTALSYLLKNSDKYGIDTEKVAIWGSSSGAHLSLHLVNDPRVHANVAYCAPSHFRPLLEVMKAEEHHLKSHGAADSPVIQLIGCNPLENPQKLLAASPFEYISQDSCPTLLAHGTEDEAVPYGQSLAIKEKADSLGIDFNLITLNGYKHKFSHPDLDEAVKNFFYYHLHGQGESSQDFKIN; this is translated from the coding sequence ATGCAGTTTTATCAACGTCCAGAAATACTTTTAGAAATACCTGATAATGTCGAATTTATTAATGACCTATCCTATACCGATAGTGACCTGCATTCGCGACAGAACCTTCATTTACTCAAGCCCAAAAACATCACTAAGAAACTTCCCCTTATTATTTATATTCATGGTGGTGCTTGGCTCCATGGGGATAAGGATTTACAAATCCCCCACTTAATCCCTTATGTTGCTAGTGGCGACTTCATTGCGGTTGCACTTAATTACCGCTTTAGTCAACAGGCCCCATGGCCGGCTCAAATTGATGATTGTAAAACGGCCCTTAGCTATTTATTGAAAAATTCAGATAAGTACGGTATTGATACAGAAAAAGTCGCTATCTGGGGTTCTTCCTCTGGGGCTCACCTCAGTCTTCACTTAGTCAATGACCCCAGAGTTCACGCTAATGTAGCTTATTGTGCTCCTTCACATTTTCGCCCTTTATTAGAAGTTATGAAAGCCGAAGAACACCACTTAAAGAGTCATGGAGCAGCAGATTCGCCAGTGATACAACTTATCGGATGTAATCCGCTAGAAAATCCACAAAAACTTCTAGCCGCTAGTCCCTTTGAGTATATCAGCCAAGATTCTTGTCCTACGTTACTGGCTCATGGTACCGAAGATGAAGCGGTTCCTTATGGTCAGTCTTTAGCGATCAAAGAAAAAGCCGATTCTTTGGGAATCGACTTTAACTTAATTACTCTCAATGGTTATAAACACAAATTTAGCCATCCCGATTTGGATGAAGCAGTGAAAAACTTTTTTTATTACCATTTACATGGTCAGGGTGAATCTAGTCAGGATTTTAAAATTAATTAA
- a CDS encoding uracil-DNA glycosylase family protein gives MKHLVQEIEACTICQEFLPLGPRPVIQVHEDAKVLIVGQAPGIRVHKSGKAFDDPSGDRLRQWMGISPEDFYDSHKIAIVPMGFCYPGTGKSGDLPPRKECAEQWRQQLLDLLPNIELTIVIGNYAMDWHLKDSKERNLTETVKVWENYIPAILPLPHPSPRNNIWLKKHTYFEKQVIPYLQERIKQVIP, from the coding sequence TTGAAACACTTAGTTCAAGAAATAGAGGCCTGTACTATCTGCCAAGAATTCCTGCCCCTAGGTCCTCGACCGGTCATTCAAGTTCATGAAGATGCGAAGGTGCTCATCGTCGGGCAAGCTCCTGGCATTCGTGTTCACAAGAGTGGCAAAGCCTTCGATGATCCTAGTGGTGATCGTTTGCGTCAATGGATGGGCATCAGTCCAGAAGATTTCTATGATTCTCATAAAATTGCTATTGTCCCCATGGGATTTTGTTATCCCGGAACGGGTAAATCTGGCGACCTGCCTCCACGTAAAGAATGCGCTGAACAATGGCGTCAGCAGCTTTTGGATCTCTTACCCAATATTGAACTCACTATCGTCATTGGCAATTATGCAATGGATTGGCACCTCAAGGATAGTAAAGAACGCAATCTGACTGAGACTGTAAAAGTGTGGGAGAACTACATACCCGCAATTCTTCCCCTACCGCATCCGAGCCCACGAAATAATATCTGGCTCAAGAAACACACCTACTTTGAAAAGCAAGTCATCCCCTATCTTCAAGAGCGTATCAAACAAGTCATCCCTTAA
- a CDS encoding pyridoxamine 5'-phosphate oxidase family protein, with protein sequence MYPCRRCSHSHHFRNFHFNTFGNFLTNPKAGLFFIDFKKGHLLTLTGRLEVLWSSPEIKKFNQA encoded by the coding sequence TTGTATCCGTGTCGACGATGCTCGCACTCTCACCATTTCAGAAATTTCCACTTTAATACTTTTGGTAATTTCCTCACCAATCCCAAAGCAGGTTTATTCTTCATTGATTTTAAAAAAGGTCATTTGCTCACTTTAACCGGCCGTTTAGAAGTCCTCTGGAGTTCACCCGAGATCAAAAAATTTAACCAAGCCTAG
- a CDS encoding exosortase/archaeosortase family protein produces the protein MPQLDSNTKNTPSLLKGLVPLLIFSFLASQDYVVDIYGAICKPVALFCLNLASLSTADHGVYFTVNQLTIPWTRDCAGMNLLLVLLAVYTWMNRDVEQNSKYFWRLACIIPAAIASNVLRVLTLVGYRYFVYPEVESPQLHYFFGLFWLIPFALLAIPRNTERSKKSLFFELLHISTVIALLAPLLNISYHWLTALAALLYLLNSNFTNNFHKYHIRLLILWFFVALIIIWIGIESLWLPWLLTCPLTVNLNWLRSPSGIICLCVSCPLFVLIPGANIWGLGILAFSVLTWYKQKILKSKTPLVCLNRTWERSLTACTAPLLFLPFLASIIFNVNINHLQPPADVKQRVLQGMGYELRLEGQSPELGLLWYDPQGSDRHHAIEVCLQYRGIHLKESNIPNVKTDGQRWFREFFIVRENLLDNHRDYLWHTFGFRQDPGIHIIIVSEEENFSAENFAEKSQKTADKLFQKLFGPAV, from the coding sequence ATGCCGCAGCTGGATAGTAATACCAAGAATACTCCTTCACTATTAAAGGGGCTCGTGCCATTATTAATATTTTCGTTTTTGGCTTCACAAGATTATGTTGTAGACATTTACGGTGCAATTTGTAAGCCTGTAGCATTATTTTGCTTAAATTTAGCTAGTTTATCCACCGCAGATCATGGCGTCTACTTCACTGTAAATCAACTCACAATTCCATGGACTAGGGATTGTGCAGGTATGAATTTGTTACTTGTTTTATTAGCCGTGTATACATGGATGAATCGAGATGTAGAGCAAAATTCAAAATACTTCTGGCGCTTGGCCTGTATTATACCCGCTGCAATAGCCTCCAATGTTTTGCGTGTACTCACTCTAGTGGGCTATCGTTATTTCGTTTACCCTGAAGTCGAATCACCGCAACTCCATTACTTTTTTGGTTTGTTCTGGCTTATTCCATTTGCTCTACTTGCCATTCCTAGAAATACTGAGCGATCAAAAAAATCTCTATTTTTTGAATTGCTACATATCTCCACAGTCATTGCTTTACTTGCGCCGCTGTTAAACATAAGCTATCACTGGCTTACTGCCTTGGCTGCACTTCTTTATCTTCTAAATAGTAATTTCACGAATAATTTTCATAAATATCACATCCGCTTGCTCATATTATGGTTTTTTGTAGCACTAATCATTATCTGGATAGGTATAGAATCGCTTTGGCTACCTTGGCTTTTAACTTGTCCTCTCACAGTTAACCTGAACTGGCTTCGTAGTCCGTCCGGAATTATATGCCTATGCGTCTCATGTCCACTATTTGTTCTTATACCTGGTGCAAACATATGGGGATTAGGCATTTTAGCGTTTTCCGTATTAACTTGGTATAAGCAAAAGATATTAAAATCAAAAACCCCTTTGGTGTGTTTAAATAGAACTTGGGAACGTTCCTTAACAGCATGTACCGCACCATTACTATTTCTACCTTTTCTCGCTAGTATTATTTTTAACGTAAACATAAATCACTTACAACCCCCTGCTGATGTAAAGCAAAGAGTCCTTCAAGGAATGGGATATGAATTGAGACTTGAAGGTCAATCACCTGAACTTGGCTTACTGTGGTATGATCCACAAGGAAGTGATCGACATCATGCAATAGAAGTATGTTTACAATATCGTGGAATTCATCTAAAAGAATCAAATATCCCTAATGTAAAAACTGATGGCCAACGATGGTTTAGGGAGTTTTTTATTGTGCGTGAAAATCTACTCGATAATCATCGTGATTATCTTTGGCATACCTTTGGCTTCCGCCAAGATCCGGGAATTCACATTATAATTGTTAGTGAAGAGGAAAACTTTTCAGCAGAAAATTTTGCAGAAAAATCTCAAAAAACAGCAGATAAACTATTTCAAAAATTATTTGGACCTGCAGTATAA
- a CDS encoding PAS domain-containing sensor histidine kinase, whose product MKISFYTIVLVISCMCVGFLAVGVVLYNSHKLNLKQQQLQESLREELRIKEANMLLKQWLMSLDLYLNNREAYIYDSLVDQGEAITFLNNQFKEKKRLKVLNKKINAVLNLCSVAHQPGKRKLNENEWVQIISKSDALTEDLYQALNLYSTDLIIRINKEKVKINSRQITLKRTLYICPTAFIIFTFLIIKWSNKTIADPIKLLKTLASKEEISTENFPYKNPVELKSLADTLKQYVHDLEKAKELAWSKTKQVENINIRISSIMETAADAIICSNAKGEIFTMNASFRDLVSLEKNDSDKMYSCDDFIDEINLENYHFNTDNKKVLTEQKSLESVNGEKIKIELSVSTFKIDENIFFTLIIRDIREREQMQAQLLQSQKMDSIGILASGIAHEINTPIQYITNYCLFLQESYDDILEYLKASHELDSKQKEALYDEMDLDFVNTEIPVALNGSLEGLKKVSDIVKSMKIMAHPSKAKKIDYDVNSLIKEAVLLSKNEWGKNAKMEMILDDNIPKINCFPGFLSQTFINIIINAAHAIEAQVKQQQIATDGKIKIISKLKDQEIIIKFIDTGTGINDKIRTKIFDPFFTTKDVGVGTGQGLALSHDFIVNKHNGEIDFSSNSGLGCTFLITLPFEQKNA is encoded by the coding sequence ATGAAAATCAGTTTTTATACTATAGTACTTGTTATATCGTGTATGTGTGTGGGTTTTTTAGCTGTTGGAGTCGTTTTATATAACTCTCATAAACTAAACTTAAAACAGCAACAATTACAAGAATCTCTCCGTGAAGAATTGAGAATAAAAGAAGCTAATATGCTTCTAAAACAATGGTTAATGTCCCTAGATTTATATTTAAATAATAGAGAAGCTTATATTTATGATAGCTTAGTCGATCAAGGTGAGGCCATAACATTTCTCAATAATCAATTTAAAGAAAAAAAACGTTTAAAAGTCTTGAACAAAAAAATTAATGCGGTCTTAAATTTATGTTCTGTAGCCCATCAGCCAGGAAAAAGAAAACTTAATGAAAATGAATGGGTTCAGATCATTAGTAAAAGTGATGCACTAACGGAAGATTTATATCAAGCTCTAAACTTATACTCAACTGATTTAATCATTCGAATAAATAAGGAGAAAGTGAAAATAAATTCTCGTCAAATTACTTTAAAACGAACTCTATATATATGCCCAACTGCATTTATCATTTTCACTTTTCTCATCATAAAATGGTCCAATAAAACTATTGCTGACCCCATAAAACTTTTAAAGACATTGGCAAGTAAAGAAGAGATTTCGACGGAGAATTTTCCCTACAAAAATCCTGTAGAGTTAAAAAGTCTAGCTGACACTTTAAAACAATATGTTCATGATTTGGAAAAGGCAAAAGAACTTGCCTGGAGTAAAACTAAGCAAGTAGAAAATATAAATATACGAATCAGTAGCATAATGGAAACAGCTGCAGACGCAATCATTTGCTCAAATGCCAAAGGAGAAATTTTCACAATGAACGCATCCTTTCGCGACTTAGTGTCTTTAGAAAAAAATGACTCCGATAAAATGTATTCTTGTGATGATTTCATAGATGAAATTAATTTGGAAAACTATCACTTCAATACTGACAACAAAAAGGTGCTTACAGAACAAAAATCTTTAGAGAGTGTTAATGGTGAAAAAATCAAAATAGAACTATCTGTGAGTACATTCAAAATAGATGAAAACATTTTTTTCACCCTTATTATCCGCGACATAAGAGAGCGAGAACAGATGCAAGCACAGCTCTTACAATCACAAAAAATGGATTCTATTGGGATTTTGGCATCTGGAATTGCCCATGAAATTAATACTCCTATCCAGTACATAACAAATTACTGTCTTTTTTTACAAGAGTCATACGATGATATACTTGAGTACTTAAAAGCGAGTCATGAGCTAGATAGCAAGCAAAAAGAAGCGCTTTACGATGAGATGGATCTAGATTTTGTTAACACCGAAATCCCCGTTGCTCTTAATGGTAGCCTAGAAGGCTTAAAAAAGGTAAGTGACATTGTAAAATCCATGAAAATCATGGCTCACCCATCTAAAGCAAAGAAAATCGACTATGATGTAAACTCTTTAATTAAAGAGGCTGTTCTACTATCTAAGAATGAATGGGGGAAAAATGCAAAAATGGAAATGATTTTGGATGATAACATTCCTAAAATCAATTGTTTTCCTGGTTTCCTATCACAAACTTTTATCAATATTATTATCAATGCCGCTCATGCAATTGAAGCTCAAGTTAAACAACAGCAAATTGCTACTGATGGCAAGATAAAGATTATCTCAAAATTAAAAGACCAGGAAATTATCATTAAATTTATTGATACTGGAACGGGGATTAATGATAAGATAAGAACAAAAATTTTTGACCCCTTTTTCACAACTAAAGATGTGGGTGTCGGTACGGGGCAAGGTTTAGCCTTGTCCCATGACTTTATTGTCAATAAACATAATGGTGAGATTGATTTTTCTTCTAATAGTGGCTTAGGCTGTACTTTTTTAATTACTCTACCTTTTGAACAAAAAAACGCTTAA